A single genomic interval of Lewinellaceae bacterium harbors:
- a CDS encoding RNA polymerase sigma factor RpoD/SigA, whose amino-acid sequence MRQLKITNRITNRESLSLDKYLNDIGKIDILTPEEEADLSRRIKQGDEDALEQLTKANLRFVVSVAKQYQNQGLSLSDLINEGNVGLMKAAKRFDETKGFKFISYAVWWIRQSILQAIVEYSRIVRLPLNKVGTFNKVNEAYQSFIQEFEREPSSEELAELLDMTVKEVDSIMQSGHRHVSFDAPISSDEENGVTMLDLMTFEDELRPDLKLMEQSLKDEVRYGMSVLSPREYEILAAYYGLNGNKALTLEEIGELYGLTRERVRQIKERALRRLRKSFNKVKSRYYMG is encoded by the coding sequence ATGCGACAGCTCAAGATTACCAATCGAATCACCAATCGAGAGAGTTTATCTCTTGATAAGTACCTCAATGATATCGGTAAAATCGATATCCTGACTCCTGAGGAGGAGGCAGATCTATCGCGTCGTATCAAGCAGGGTGATGAAGATGCCCTGGAGCAACTGACTAAAGCCAACCTGAGATTTGTGGTTTCAGTGGCCAAGCAATATCAAAACCAGGGCTTGTCTCTTTCGGATCTGATCAATGAAGGCAACGTGGGTTTGATGAAAGCCGCCAAACGCTTTGACGAAACCAAGGGATTCAAGTTCATTTCTTATGCCGTATGGTGGATACGCCAGTCTATTCTCCAAGCCATTGTGGAATACTCACGTATTGTGCGTCTGCCGCTGAATAAGGTGGGCACCTTTAACAAGGTGAATGAGGCCTATCAGTCATTTATCCAGGAATTTGAACGTGAACCCTCCAGTGAGGAGCTGGCAGAACTCCTTGATATGACCGTGAAGGAAGTGGACTCGATCATGCAGAGCGGACACCGGCATGTATCCTTTGATGCGCCTATCAGCAGTGACGAAGAAAATGGTGTCACCATGCTCGACCTGATGACATTCGAAGACGAGTTGCGTCCTGATCTGAAATTGATGGAGCAATCGCTGAAAGACGAAGTCCGCTATGGCATGTCCGTCCTGTCGCCCCGTGAATATGAAATCCTGGCTGCTTATTACGGCCTGAATGGGAACAAGGCTCTAACCCTGGAAGAAATCGGCGAACTCTACGGCCTTACCCGTGAACGCGTCCGTCAGATCAAAGAACGTGCACTCCGTCGCCTGCGCAAATCCTTCAACAAGGTCAAGTCCCGCTACTACATGGGGTAG